One Pichia kudriavzevii chromosome 3, complete sequence genomic window carries:
- a CDS encoding uncharacterized protein (PKUD0C06350; similar to Saccharomyces cerevisiae YFL036W (RPO41); ancestral locus Anc_8.28), translating to MSTLLSTRTMRACLKRSLRLSYSNSTIKNSRFLAVESKGYYNKPKSLDDVYTNVGSSSTSPRAGNDMFYASTSYDQVLTRVDSEILQTWSLYEACLEGRDYERADLMLQNIATKHSGYGSYFLDAISEFLKTWGAEDVNTMEDVRRWLTYVCSLDRNFTPDARIYAWMIKLSFGKTNDVKEANDLLIEYTNLSPSNKNADVLRYVDIIGLLNIKKLVDYKPKLAEDLAGNYRDLFLALSEEQKDLDSPSSEPAVNNPISLTDNAKNLDEKTDSDTEKMQNSQLKSFSEISLDLAPKEGSAREPNNTVIDNNMETLKSVSSENLKNIRHSLLGLVDSYNDGQFVKKLVQLIELEKLDIDTSQLIEQTKNGTINLFELKNKLPLAQHEKFDQILDNISEMRERILESSTLEAAKLKWEREFENIKDKSLPSPVGAYLHDWLQNLIPLIEEEIKECKKARELLINTEEGKKELSKADILRYKEKLSYGPFLEVMKTPKLATIIILDSMKSIVTSDISRGVPVSKLVMGIGKGIELEYKSEKILAADVDVHKNFKAIKNTPEFKKFLRSSKAADIVQRVEKSVLSNNKISSESNTLSWDAESLCRIGSLLLSFLLQVAKVEVKGVDPRTGETKTALAPAFYHTYDFQNGGRIGVIKLNQGFANKLGSDRLDQSIQAQYLPMVCRPKPWTSYNDGGYFLKRVPVLRAKNAPEQAAYARAAAINGKVDKVLEGLNNLGNTPWTINKRMLEIITKVWNTGEAFLEIPKATEKLVLPPPPPKGCEAVEVFKYRRTCTEICNEFSKNRSMRCDMNYKLEIARAFVGERIFFPHSLDFRGRAYPVPPNFNHLGNDMSRSLLKFWKGKELGPQGLRWLKIHLSNLMGKDKISLDERAAFIDEHLELIKDSVRDPLNGSGWWKSADKPWQFLAAATELVEALELSDPTKYISFQPVHQDGTCNGLQHYAALGGDIEGARQVNLIPAERPSDVYTHVANSVLKSVSVDKENGVPEAELTLPIISRKIVKQTVMTSVYGVTYVGARAQITKRLKEIEFDEDGVSACSKYLTEKVFKAIRELFDGAHAIQDWLALSARRISKSIRLDVEPEEGDEFISSVIWTSPLGLPVVQPYRTVKNRSVKTNMQTFVIQDPYGVKKVDGRKQANGFPPNFIHSLDATHMLLSVNKCSEFGLSFSSVHDSYWTHAADVDTMNYVLREQFINLHKNNLVAKLKSEFERRYEGFLMCVSVDKNEPVAIALKKYRDELAKKIGHAPTFIDEIKLEKQRRLLLASNDPEEVKLGKQLRTSITVLDEVGYRHNTIHDNTGQFKFLVPFTLPDIPPKGEFDISVVQDSPYFFS from the coding sequence ATGAGTACGTTGCTGAGCACGAGGACGATGCGTGCATGTTTGAAGCGTTCTTTACGTTTGTCATACAGTAATTCAACTATCAAAAACTCAAGGTTTTTGGCGGTTGAATCTAAAGGTTACTATAACAAACCTAAGTCCTTGGATGACGTTTATACGAATGTTGGTTCGTCAAGTACATCACCACGTGCAGGAAACGATATGTTTTATGCTTCAACCTCGTATGATCAAGTTTTGACTAGAGTTGATTCAGAAATCCTCCAAACTTGGTCTTTATATGAAGCTTGTTTAGAAGGCAGAGATTATGAAAGAGCTGATTTGATGTTACAAAACATTGCAACGAAACACTCAGGTTATGGCTCTTACTTTCTCGATGCAATCAGTGAATTTCTTAAGACGTGGGGTGCTGAGGATGTGAATACCATGGAAGACGTACGCCGCTGGTTAACATACGTTTGTTCCCTAGATCGAAACTTTACTCCAGATGCAAGAATATATGCCTGGATGATCAAACTATCATTTGGGAAAACTAATGATGTTAAGGAAGCTAATGACTTGTTGATTGAGTACACCAATTTAAGTCCATCTAACAAAAATGCTGACGTTTTGCGGTATGTTGATATCATCGGTTTGTTAAACATAAAGAAATTAGTCGATTATAAACCTAAGTTAGCCGAAGATTTAGCAGGAAACTATAGGGATTTGTTTCTTGCTTTATCTGAAGAGCAGAAAGATTTAGATAGCCCATCATCAGAGCCTGCTGTAAATAACCCAATCTCGTTAACTGATAACGCTAAAAACCTTGATGAAAAAACCGATTCGGATACCGAAAAGATGCAAAATAGTCAGTTGAAATCTTTCTCAGAGATTTCTCTAGATTTAGCTCCAAAGGAAGGCAGTGCCAGAGAGCCAAACAATACAGTGATTGATAATAATATGGAAACTTTGAAGTCAGTCAGTTcagaaaacttgaaaaacattAGGCATTCTCTGCTAGGTTTAGTTGATTCGTATAACGATGGACAGTTTGTGAAAAAACTGGTTCAGTTAATAGAGCTGGAAAAACTCGATATTGATACTTCGCAGTTGATCGAACAAACCAAAAACGGTACCATAaatctttttgaattgaagaacaaactACCTTTAGCGCAACATGAGAAGTTTGatcaaattcttgataACATATCGGAGATGCGTGAAAGAATTTTGGAGAGCTCAACTTTGGAAGCTGCCAAATTGAAGTGGGAAAgggaatttgaaaatatcaaagataAATCTCTTCCATCGCCAGTTGGTGCTTATTTACATGACTGGCTACAAAATTTGATACCattgattgaagaagaaatcaaagaatgtAAAAAGGCAAGAGAGCTACTCATTAATACTGAAGAAGGTAAGAAGGAACTCTCCAAAGCAGATATTCTAAGGTATAAAGAGAAATTATCGTATGGTCCCTTTCTAGAAGTTATGAAGACACCAAAACTTGCCACAATTATCATTTTGGACTCTATGAAAAGTATTGTTACATCTGATATTTCCAGGGGTGTTCCAGTTTCCAAGTTGGTAATGGGAATTGGTAAAGGTATCGAATTGGAATATAAGTCTGAAAAGATTCTAGCTGCAGATGTGGATGTTCacaaaaactttaaagCCATCAAGAATACACctgaattcaagaaatttttAAGAAGTTCCAAAGCTGCTGATATTGTCCAAAGGGTTGAAAAATCAGTCTTGAGCAATAACAAGATCAGTTCTGAGTCTAATACGTTATCATGGGATGCCGAATCTCTTTGCCGTATTGGATCTTTGTTACTTtcgtttcttcttcaagtcGCCAAGGTAGAGGTTAAGGGTGTTGATCCAAGAACAGGCGAAACAAAGACCGCTCTTGCGCCTGCGTTCTATCATACTtatgattttcaaaatggtgGTCGTATTGGTGTCATTAAGCTAAATCAGGGTTTTGCAAATAAATTGGGTAGTGATCGTTTAGACCAGTCAATTCAAGCACAGTACTTGCCAATGGTTTGTAGACCTAAACCATGGACTTCATACAATGATGGTGGCTACTTTTTAAAAAGGGTTCCTGTTTTGAGAGCCAAGAATGCCCCTGAGCAAGCGGCTTATGCTAGGGCCGCTGCAATAAACGGAAAGGTCGACAAAGTTCTAGAGGGTCTTAACAACTTAGGTAATACCCCATGGACAATTAACAAGAGAATGCTTGAGATTATTACCAAGGTTTGGAATACTGGCGAAGCTTTCCTTGAGATACCGAAGGCAACCGAAAAACTAGTACTTCCACCCCCACCACCAAAAGGTTGTGAGGCTGTTGAAGTGTTCAAATACAGAAGAACATGCACGGAAATTTGCAATGAGTTCTCCAAAAACCGTTCAATGAGATGTGACATGAATTATAAATTAGAGATTGCAAGAGCTTTTGTTGGTGAAAGGATTTTTTTCCCACATTCTTTAGACTTTAGGGGAAGAGCCTATCCTGTTCCGCCAAATTTCAACCACTTAGGTAACGATATGTCTAGAAGTTTGCTTAAGTTTTGGAAAGGTAAGGAGTTAGGTCCACAAGGTTTGAGATGGTTGAAGATTCACCTTTCGAATTTAATGGGAAAAGATAAGATTTCTTTAGATGAAAGGGCTGCTTTTATTGACGAACACCTTGAACTGATAAAAGACTCTGTGCGTGATCCATTGAATGGTTCAGGTTGGTGGAAGTCAGCAGACAAACCTTGGCAATTTTTGGCTGCTGCTACTGAATTGGTCGAAGCGTTAGAATTATCTGACCCAACCAAATACATATCGTTCCAACCAGTCCACCAGGACGGTACATGTAATGGATTACAGCATTATGCCGCCTTAGGAGGAGATATCGAAGGTGCCAGACAAGTTAATTTGATTCCAGCAGAGAGACCTTCAGATGTTTATACACACGTTGCGAATTCTGTTTTGAAGTCCGTGTCAGTTGACAAAGAAAACGGGGTTCCTGAAGCGGAATTAACTTTACCTattatttcaagaaaaatcGTTAAGCAAACTGTCATGACTTCTGTATATGGTGTTACATACGTTGGTGCAAGGGCacaaataacaaaaagaCTCAAGGAAATtgagtttgatgaagatggtgTTTCTGCTTGCTCCAAATATTTAACTGAAAAGGTTTTCAAAGCTATCAGGGAATTGTTTGACGGAGCGCATGCAATTCAAGATTGGCTAGCATTATCTGCGagaagaatttcaaagagCATCAGGCTTGATGTAGAGCCGGAAGAAGGTGACGAATTTATCTCTTCAGTTATTTGGACTTCACCTTTGGGGTTGCCTGTTGTCCAACCATATAGGACAGTCAAGAATAGGTCTGTCAAGACCAATATGCAGACCTTTGTTATTCAAGATCCGTATGGTGTGAAGAAGGTTGATGGTAGGAAGCAAGCAAACGGGTTCCCACCTAACTTTATTCACTCACTAGATGCTACACATATGTTGTTGTCTGTAAATAAATGTTCTGAATTTGGACTGTCCTTCTCTTCTGTGCATGATTCGTATTGGACACACGCAGCTGATGTTGATACCATGAATTATGTTTTGAGAGAACAATTCATAAATTTACATAAGAATAACCTGGTTGCCAAATTGAAGAGTGAATTTGAAAGACGGTACGAAGGTTTCCTTATGTGCGTTTCTGTTGACAAGAACGAACCAGTTGCGATTGCTCTTAAAAAATACAGAGATGAGCTAGCAAAGAAAATCGGACATGCACCAACTTTTATTGACGAAAttaaacttgaaaaacaaagaagacTTCTCTTAGCTTCAAACGACCCAGAGGAAGTCAAGCTCGGTAAGCAATTAAGGACATCAATCACTGTTTTAGACGAAGTCGGGTACAGACACAACACCATTCACGACAACACTGGTCAATTTAAATTTTTGGTGCCGTTCACACTACCCGATATTCCGCCAAAGGGTGAATTTGACATATCGGTTGTTCAAGATAGTCcatatttcttttcataG
- a CDS encoding uncharacterized protein (PKUD0C06360; similar to Saccharomyces cerevisiae YFL034C-B (MOB2); ancestral locus Anc_8.29) — MSFFSTIKGFTRSSKKKQENNRAFKEPNLPNDSNISLAQGSFYSNSNASGTSLRKTQSPSKQSTRSYNYQQVQPKNTVSAQQSMQQLAQPQDQVQCQSPQNEKNLVIQNPPLFMCEPFIKTALVKGSYKTIVQIPMYVDHYEWLALNVFEFYNHLNKFYGVIAEYVTPDKYPTMTADPRTEYVWMMPNSRTASLPANQYIEYALNWISNKINDQTIFPTKAGMAFPPSFLKDIKGICRQMFRIIAHIYWNHFEKIVHLSLEAHWISYFSHYISFIREFDLLESKELEPLSMLIDNLEGQGRIIKVENQKH; from the exons atgtcTTTCTTCAGTACTATAAA GGGATTTACCAGGAgttccaagaaaaaacaagaaaacaacCGTGCTTTTAAGGAACCTAATCTTCCTAATGATTCTAATATCTCCTTAGCTCAAGGAAGTTTCTATTCAAATAGCAATGCCTCGGGCACATCCCTGCGGAAAACTCAGTCTCCATCAAAACAGTCTACAAGATCTTATAACTACCAGCAAGTGCAGCCAAAAAACACTGTGTCTGCACAACAAAGCATGCAACAGTTGGCACAGCCACAAGATCAAGTTCAATGTCAAAGTCCgcaaaatgaaaagaacTTGGTGATTCAAAATCCGCCTTTGTTTATGTGTGAACCATTTATCAAAACGGCTCTTGTTAAAGGTTCTTACAAAACTATCGTACAAATTCCAATGTATGTTGATCACTATGAATGGCTTGCATTAAATGTTTTTGAGTTCTATAATCACTTGAATAAGTTTTACGGGGTTATTGCTGAGTATGTAACACCAGATAAATACCCTACTATGACAGCCGATCCACGAACTGAATATGTTTGGATGATGCCTAACAGTCGTACTGCTTCTTTGCCTGCCAACCAATACATTGAATATGCGCTCAATTGGATTAGTAACAAGATAAATGATCAAACAATATTTCCTACTAAAGCTGGAATGGcatttcctccttctttcttgaaAGACATCAAGGGTATTTGTCGTCAAATGTTTAGAATCATTGCGCATATTTATTGgaatcattttgaaaaaattgtcCATTTATCTTTAGAAGCCCATTGGATTTCGTACTTCAGTCATTATATATCGTTCATAAGGgagtttgatttgttggAGTCAAAAGAGCTTGAGCCGTTGTCTATGTTGATCGATAATCTTGAAGGTCAAGGACGAATCatcaaagttgaaaatcaaaaacattAA
- a CDS encoding uncharacterized protein (PKUD0C06370; similar to Saccharomyces cerevisiae YNL172W (APC1); ancestral locus Anc_2.82), whose product MLCNIGFSAAKISDESSSSSDYKIKLYPDKQKLCIYERSVKWFSGGVNKRNINVESDIVDAFFTSFEGPSDYGVSKHDNANEKNETVLVLILEDQIRVYNKDKSAIVVSFPMHIKSAFPFYKGIVLGKKVDSIPSDPLSGFNIKSSMTNNMSNAMSPLSNRSSIKAALNLSVGDVKPSQISNPITESNFLVLTDMMGDPGLIVSSSTSSFSVNEELVLFPRFANNCLAATFNHTEKNISIYFTRYLNKSRNSKVKSHLAMTPRKNSKRSTSSSGAFLNSYSKIFEDEMRPYRTTSNPLSFDRMAPGAEYGADISSNNLGSSLVTNFESWNLKKDAIFTKLTTINFKSDFSKLKTFALSYNEEEALILVNMELETIEIILFRKSSNQIGLFEMKSSTTIMGLDAVKFDMGDADFPYIAILNSRKEMVLYNVFYQIFSPTIRLPHFSFEAIGFDDSCESEISFLCESSRHFSLHLHVTPKDKLVENLMKSLKYLSHDQIFQNFWLNWCANSSLEIPHGDDWSVYVITLLSMSLPERIDLQYVDTNMNEITKLIPYVIMARSKVKKNSLKTSKLSEYSLESLLPRIVLSLHIIREDLRLNILLAEKFHKISVLLVQLVSWMSWSEVWLDYYGIDLSNIDRSLKLNLPEYVAVPPDIMKSICSLFSDSILGFVTFSVVAGEDEMIDKIVTPRTYNTLRLFEIIVSPDFDSMELIKNMVASEINGAEIETYPPGIYFIYKNTIELCQKKLRLNWNVSEEELKLVGREDLLYLESERKKPFITSVGSGGVLKSTKDILDELSQNQTFNAWDGQAEADIFNVTKLIFSQDRRFYELTKLLQTSKVQTVTYATDLLMNDNERLEHQRAISARIALRTLTTPIGRGAVFNSSRTPLVTEGFPIPKMCFDTLILPDNVNVSLKQDSIPKNLLDWGYFHNGASAGLLVSKEFKGVSGSWVAFNRPPILNAQHAGFLFGLGLNGHLKDLEEWHIYNYLGPKHLHTSIGLLIGMAASLKGTMDIKMTKVLSVHVVAFLPQGSTNLNVQLPVQTAGIIGIGLVYLETQHRRMSEILLTQICSAPTIYDKAVVSEGYHLASGFALGYINLGSGDTILSTTDNHIVEKLISYGTSLRDAQTLKETDKCCSGAVIALALLFLKTNNSEIGDKLSLPKTIQLLEYIRPDILMLRCLSKNLVMWNQIEPTKKFIEDQVPRCIYKQFSIDSIDGLDSEIIPYINIISGAALSIAICFASTANFEAKKTLLYYFDILLDLGMIEPTNYDEKLTLYYVRNSRDLLVLGLSVVMAGTGDLDIMKRLRYLQGITDEYTRYGNYMATNMALGFLFLGGGQQAFNSNNNFSIAALITSIYPMFGSNNYEDSDDQELDPSTGLGRSNNGKNDLHLQALRHFWALAVENRCLIVKEVGNREPIKIDAEIVLLNKTSLKVTAPCLLPDLSLVKKIIVNSKNKYFPVEFDLSRSSHNAREEFKKKMTIYIDKDGRYKTLTLDYDEIVEMDSDLKNLKISDKETSVDPLRSLSIFNNLDEIEKDIMFDYINGKTRGYVSGFSLFDFKLELERIVNNEGMKNDEKMVNLKLIFNFVDSTITSCYEDVNKRKRRKKTKGSESNFNLDKEDNECIITNEVLGPGKELNYLNVEFIEKLKKDLFSQVI is encoded by the coding sequence ATGCTTTGTAATATAGGATTCTCTGCCGCAAAAATCTCTGATGAGAGTTCATCAAGTAGCGACTATAAGATAAAACTTTATCCTGACAAGCAAAAGCTTTGCATTTATGAGAGGTCAGTCAAATGGTTCTCAGGTGGAgtcaacaaaagaaatatCAATGTTGAAAGTGATATAGTCGATGCGTTCTTTACGAGTTTTGAAGGCCCTTCAGATTACGGGGTCTCAAAACATGATAACGCAAACGAAAAGAATGAAACGGTATTAGTGCTCATACTTGAAGACCAAATAAGGGTTTATAACAAGGATAAGTCGGCCATAGTAGTCAGTTTTCCAATGCATATCAAAAGCGCATTTCCGTTTTATAAGGGAATAGTTTTAGGAAAGAAAGTGGATAGTATTCCATCTGATCCTTTGAGTGGTTTTAACATCAAATCTTCCATGACCAATAATATGTCTAATGCTATGTCTCCACTGAGTAATAGATCGTCCATAAAGGCAGCATTGAATTTGTCTGTTGGAGATGTGAAGCCCTCCCAAATATCCAACCCCATTACTGAAAGTAACTTTTTGGTCCTAACAGATATGATGGGTGATCCAGGATTaattgtttcttcttctaccTCTTCATTTTCGGTCAATGAGGAACTAGTTTTATTTCCACGTTTTGCAAACAATTGCTTGGCGGCAACATTCAATCATACCGAGAAAAATATCTCGATATATTTCACTAGGTACTTAAATAAGTCCAGAAATTCTAAAGTGAAATCCCATCTGGCAATGACTCCCAGAAAGAACAGCAAACGATCGACATCTTCTTCAGGGGCCTTCTTGAACTCATATTCTAagatatttgaagatgaaatgaGGCCATATAGAACGACCTCAAATCCTCTTTCATTTGACCGTATGGCACCCGGAGCTGAATATGGAGCCGATATATCTTCCAATAATTTAGGAAGCAGTTTAGTAaccaattttgaaagttggaatttgaagaaagatgCTATTTTTACCAAGTTAACTACTATTAATTTTAAATCAGACTTTTCCAAGCTGAAAACTTTTGCTCTATCATATAATGAAGAGGAAGCGTTGATTCTCGTAAATATGGAACTTGAGACGATTGAAATAATTTTATTTAGAAAATCGTCAAACCAGATAGGGTTGTTTGAAATGAAGAGCAGTACCACTATCATGGGATTAGACGCTGTCAAATTTGACATGGGAGATGCTGATTTTCCCTACATTGCTATATTGAATAGTAGAAAGGAAATGGTTCTTTACAACGTGTtctatcaaattttttctccaacaaTACGTTTGcctcatttttcttttgaagcCATTGGATTTGATGACAGTTGTGAAAGCGAAATATCTTTCCTTTGCGAATCTAGTCGTCATTTTTCACTTCATCTTCACGTAACCCCAAAAGATAAGCTAGTggagaatttgatgaaatcttTGAAGTACTTAAGTCATGAtcagatttttcaaaatttttggCTAAATTGGTGTGCTAATTCCTCTTTAGAGATCCCACATGGGGACGATTGGTCAGTATATGTTATAACGTTGCTTTCTATGAGCCTACCGGAGCGTATCGATTTGCAATACGTGGATACGAATATGAACGAAATCACTAAGTTAATACCCTATGTGATTATGGCAAGATCGAAAGTAAAAAAGAACTCACTTAAAACCTCAAAGTTGTCCGAATACTCACTGGAATCTCTGTTACCTAGAATTGTTTTGTCCTTGCACATAATAAGGGAAGACCTTCGTTTAAATATTCTGTTagctgaaaaatttcacaaAATTTCGGTTCTTCTAGTGCAGCTCGTTTCTTGGATGTCCTGGTCAGAAGTGTGGCTAGACTATTATGGCATTGATCTATCGAATATAGACCGATCACTCAAGCTAAATTTACCTGAATATGTTGCTGTTCCTCCTGACATCATGAAATCAATATGCAGTTTGTTCTCTGACAGCATACTTGGCTTTGTAACATTTTCCGTAGTTGCTGGTGAGGATGAAATGATTGATAAAATTGTCACACCGAGAACTTACAACACACTAAGATTATTTGAGATTATTGTCTCTCCCGACTTTGATAGCATGGAGCTGATTAAAAACATGGTTGCATCTGAAATTAATGGTGcagaaattgaaacatATCCACCAGgtatttattttatctATAAGAATACAATTGAACTGTGTCAGAAGAAGTTGAGATTAAATTGGAATGTGTCAGAAGAGGAACTCAAATTAGTTGGAAGAGAGGATTTGCTATACTTGGAATCAGAGAGGAAGAAGCCATTTATAACAAGTGTAGGCTCAGGAGGCGTGCTCAAAAGCACTAAAGATATTTTGGATGAATTAAGTCAGAACCAGACATTTAATGCCTGGGATGGCCAAGCTGAAGCGGATATATTTAACGTAACCAAATTAATATTTTCACAGGATAGAAGATTTTATGAGCTTACTAAGTTACTTCAGACTTCAAAAGTTCAAACAGTCACTTACGCAACCGACTTGCTAATGAATGACAATGAAAGGTTGGAACATCAGAGAGCTATCAGTGCAAGAATTGCCTTAAGGACATTGACTACCCCTATTGGAAGAGGAGCGGTTTTCAATTCAAGCAGAACGCCTCTGGTTACAGAGGGCTTTCCTATTCCAAAAATGTGTTTTGATACATTGATTTTACCGGACAATGTCAACGTGTCCTTGAAGCAGGATTCTATACCAAAGAACCTATTAGATTGGGGTTACTTTCACAACGGGGCAAGTGCCGGCCTATTGGTTTCGAAAGAATTTAAAGGAGTGAGTGGCAGCTGGGTGGCTTTTAACCGACCACCTATTTTAAATGCCCAACATGCTggatttttatttggtttaGGTTTGAATGGCCATCTAAAAGATCTAGAAGAATGGCACATCTATAATTATTTGGGACCAAAGCATCTTCATACTAGTATTGGTTTATTGATAGGAATGGCTGCAAGTTTGAAGGGAACAATGGACATTAAAATGACTAAAGTATTATCTGTTCACGTTGTTGCATTTTTGCCACAAGGATCTACTAACTTGAATGTGCAGTTACCGGTACAAACGGCAGGAATCATTGGGATCGGTTTAGTTTATCTTGAGACCCAACACCGTAGAATGTCTGAAATTCTTCTTACTCAAATATGTTCAGCGCCCACCATTTACGATAAAGCGGTAGTTAGTGAAGGTTACCACTTAGCCTCTGGGTTTGCTTTAGGTTACATCAACTTAGGTAGCGGCGATACCATACTATCAACAACTGACAACCAtatagttgaaaaattgatcTCATATGGCACTTCCCTAAGAGATGCtcaaactttgaaagaaacaGACAAGTGTTGCTCAGGTGCTGTAATTGCGTTGGcacttttgtttttgaagacaAATAACAGTGAGATTGGAGACAAATTGAGCTTACCTAAAACAATTCAATTATTAGAGTATATAAGGCCAGACATATTAATGCTAAGGTGCCTAAGTAAAAACTTGGTGATGTGGAATCAAATTGAACCTACAAAAAAGTTTATTGAAGACCAGGTTCCCCGTTGTATTTACAAGCAATTTTCAATCGACTCCATCGATGGCTTAGATAGTGAAATTATTCCCTATATTAATATTATATCTGGGGCAGCACTGTCTATAGCAATATGTTTTGCGTCGACAGCCAACTTTGAGGCTAAGAAAACTCTGTTGTACTATTTTGATATCCTTCTAGATCTGGGAATGATTGAACCGACGAATTATGATGAAAAGCTAACGTTGTACTATGTTAGAAATTCCAGGGACTTATTAGTGCTAGGGCTTTCTGTCGTTATGGCCGGTACAGGAGACTTGGATATAATGAAACGATTGAGATACCTACAAGGTATTACTGATGAATATACAAGATACGGAAATTATATGGCAACGAATATGGCACTCGGCTTTTTATTTCTAGGTGGTGGTCAGCAAGCTTTTAATAGCAATAacaacttttcaattgcgGCTTTGATAACTTCCATTTATCCCATGTTTGGCTCGAACAATTACGAAGATTCAGACGATCAAGAGTTGGATCCTAGTACTGGTTTAGGTAGATCGAATAATGGCAAGAATGATTTGCACTTGCAAGCATTACGTCATTTTTGGGCATTGGCAGTTGAAAATAGGTGCTTGATTGTTAAAGAAGTAGGAAATAGAGAGCCGATAAAGATCGATGCTGAAATAGTTCTGCTTAATAAAACAAGTTTGAAAGTGACTGCTCCATGTTTGTTACCAGACTTAAGTCTAgtcaaaaaaattattgtCAACTcgaaaaacaaatattttCCAGTAgagtttgatttgagtAGGTCTAGTCATAATGCAAGAGAGgaatttaagaaaaaaatgacaatatATATTGACAAAGATGGGCGCTATAAAACTTTGACTCTTGACTATGATGAGATAGTAGAAATGGATAgtgatttgaagaatctaaAGATATCtgacaaagaaacaagtgTTGACCCTCTGAGAAGTCTGAGtatattcaacaatttagatgagattgaaaaggaTATAATGTTTGATTATATTAACGGTAAGACTAGAGGATACGTTAGTGGATTTAGcttatttgattttaagTTGGAACTTGAAAGAATAGTCAATAATGAAGGGATGaagaatgatgaaaaaatggtaaatttgaaattgatctttaattttgttgataGTACAATTACATCCTGTTATGAGGATGTTAACAAAcggaaaagaagaaagaagacCAAAGGCAGCGAATCGAATTTCAATCTTGATAAGGAAGATAATGAGTGCATAATTACCAATGAAGTACTTGGACCAGGAAAGGAATTGAACTACTTAAATGTTGAGTTTatagagaaattgaagaaggatcTTTTCTCACAAGTGATTTGA